A single genomic interval of Theropithecus gelada isolate Dixy chromosome 16, Tgel_1.0, whole genome shotgun sequence harbors:
- the DNAJC7 gene encoding dnaJ homolog subfamily C member 7 isoform X3, translating to MCPKNASYYGNRAATLMMLGRFREALGDAQQSVRLDDSFVRGHLREGKCHLSLGNAMAACRSFQRALELDHKNAQAQQEFKNANAVMEYEKIAETDFEKRDFRKVVFCMDRALEFAPACHRFKILKAECLAMLGRYPEAQSVASDILRMDSTNADALYVRGLCLYYEDCIEKAVQFFVQALRMAPDHEKACIACRNAKALKAKKEDGNKAFKEGNYKLAYELYTEALGIDPNNIKTNAKLYCNRGTVNSKLRKLDDAIEDCTNAVKLDDTYIKAYLRRAQCYMDTEQYEEAVRDYEKVYQTEKTKEHKQLLKNAQLELKKSKRKDYYKILGVDKNASEDEIKKAYRKRALMHHPDRHSGASAEVQKEEEKKFKEVGEAFTILSDPKKKTRYDSGQDLDEEGMNMGDFDPNNIFKAFFGGPGGFSFEASGPGSFFFQFG from the exons ATGTGTCCTAAAAATGCTAGCTATTATGGTAATCGAGCAGCCACCTTGATGATGCTTGGAAGGTTCCGGGAAGCTCTTGGAGATGCACAACAGTCAGTGAGGTTGGATGACAGTTTTGTCCGG GGACATCTACGAGAGGGCAAGTGCCATCTCTCTCTAGGAAATGCCATGGCAGCATGTCGCAGCTTCCAGAGAGCCCTAGAACTGGATCATAAAAATGCTCAGGCACAACAAGAG TTCAAGAATGCTAATGCAGTCATGGAATATGAGAAAATAGCAGAAACAGATTTTGAGAAGCGAGATTTTCGGAAG GTTGTTTTCTGCATGGACCGTGCCCTAGAATTTGCCCCTGCCTGCCATCGCTTCAAAATCCTCAAGGCAGAATGTTTAGCAATGCTGGGTCGTTATCCAGAAGCACAGTCTGTGGCTAG TGACATTCTACGAATGGATTCTACCAATGCAGATGCTCTGTATGTACGAGGTCTTTGCCTTTATTATGAAGATTGTATTGAGAAGGCAGTTCAGTTTTTCGTACAGGCTCTCAGGATGGCTCCTGACCATGAGAAAGCCTGCATTGCCTGCAGA AATGCCAAAGCactcaaagcaaagaaagaagatgGGAATAAAGCATTTAAGGAAGGAAATTACAAACTAGCATATGAACTGTACACAGAAGCCCTGGGGATAGACCCcaacaatataaaaacaaatgctaAACTCTACTGTAATCGGGGTACGGTTAATTCCAAG cTTAGGAAACTAGATGATGCAATAGAAGACTGCACAAATGCAGTGAAGCTTGATGACACTTACATAAAAGCCTACTTGAGAAGAGCTCAGTG TTACATGGACACAGAACAGTATGAAGAAGCAGTACGAGACTATGAAAAAGTGTATCAGACGGAGAAAACAAAAG AACACAAACAGCTCCTAAAAAATGCACAGCTGGAACTGAAGAAGAGTAAGAGGAAAGATTACTACAAGATTCTGGGAGTGGACAAGAATGCCTCTGAGGACGAGATCAAGAAAGCTTATCGGAAACGGGCCTTGATGCACCATCCAG ATCGGCATAGTGGAGCCAGTGCTGAGGttcagaaggaggaggagaagaagttCAAGGAAGTTGGAGAAGCCTTTACTATCCTCTCTGATCCCAAGAAAAAGACTCGCTATGACAGTGGACAGGACCTAGATGAGGAGGGCATGAATATGGGTG